A section of the Chiloscyllium plagiosum isolate BGI_BamShark_2017 chromosome 4, ASM401019v2, whole genome shotgun sequence genome encodes:
- the LOC122549084 gene encoding pancreatic progenitor cell differentiation and proliferation factor-like protein isoform X2: MASVPSAGCLLAARNQYYRTRVHSTSDGTSSGLCRLENAMEHEKPHQGFLLALEKCLWLKNFLNCEPAHHPVNTGLSTGSGHR; encoded by the exons ATGGCATCTGTTCCTTCAGCTGGCTGTTTGCTTGCAGCACGGAATCAATATTATAGAA CCCGAGTCCATTCCACATCAGATGGAACCTCCAGTGGGCTATGCCGTTTGGAAAATGCCATGGAGCATGAAAAACCCCATCAAG GATTTCTTCTCGcactggagaaatgtttgtggTTAAAGAATTTTCTGAACTGTGAGCCTGCTCATCACCCTGTTAACACAGGGCTATCCACAGGAAG TGGTCATCGTTGA
- the LOC122549084 gene encoding pancreatic progenitor cell differentiation and proliferation factor-like protein isoform X1 — protein sequence MASVPSAGCLLAARNQYYRTRVHSTSDGTSSGLCRLENAMEHEKPHQGFLLALEKCLWLKNFLNCEPAHHPVNTGLSTGRYFTGGKIISPSFATD from the exons ATGGCATCTGTTCCTTCAGCTGGCTGTTTGCTTGCAGCACGGAATCAATATTATAGAA CCCGAGTCCATTCCACATCAGATGGAACCTCCAGTGGGCTATGCCGTTTGGAAAATGCCATGGAGCATGAAAAACCCCATCAAG GATTTCTTCTCGcactggagaaatgtttgtggTTAAAGAATTTTCTGAACTGTGAGCCTGCTCATCACCCTGTTAACACAGGGCTATCCACAGGAAG ATATTTTACTGGAGGTAAAATTATATCACCTTCTTTTGCAACGGACTGA